A genomic region of Barnesiella viscericola DSM 18177 contains the following coding sequences:
- a CDS encoding YifB family Mg chelatase-like AAA ATPase, whose protein sequence is MLVKVFGAAVQGIDALVVTIEVNCSQGIRFFMVGLPDAAVKESHERIVSAVEHNGYKFPRRQIIVNMSPADIRKEGAAYDLPLAVGILASDGKIACDKLSDYMMMGELSLDGSILPVKGALPIAIKAREEGFKGLIVPKANVREAAVVNNLDVYGVENITEVIRFLNGEVELEPTVIDTRAEFFRENTRFDLDFSDVKGQESVKRAFEVAAAGGHNIILIGPPGAGKSMMAKRLPSILPPLTLQEALETTKIHSVAGRMERGSSLLSQRPFRAPHHTISSVALVGGGTYPQPGEISLAHNGVLFLDELPEFSRQVLEVMRQPLEDRKITIARAKYSIEYPAGVMLVASMNPCPCGYYNHPDKECICSPGAIQRYLGKISGPLLDRIDIQVEIVPVPFEKISDTRPAEPSEAIRRRVIAAREIQAARFADTPGVYCNAQMTTRLLNRHAVPDAAGLKRLKDAMERFHLSARAYDRILKVARTIADLDGSETVQVQHINEAVNYRNLDRENWGDR, encoded by the coding sequence ATGTTGGTAAAAGTGTTCGGGGCCGCCGTTCAAGGCATCGATGCCCTGGTAGTCACCATCGAGGTGAACTGCTCGCAAGGAATCCGTTTTTTCATGGTGGGACTGCCCGATGCGGCGGTCAAGGAGAGCCACGAACGCATCGTTTCGGCCGTCGAACATAACGGCTACAAGTTCCCCCGCCGACAGATTATCGTGAACATGTCGCCTGCCGATATCCGCAAGGAGGGGGCCGCCTATGACTTGCCTCTGGCCGTGGGTATTCTGGCCAGCGACGGGAAGATAGCCTGCGACAAACTCAGCGATTACATGATGATGGGTGAGTTGTCGCTCGACGGGTCGATACTCCCCGTCAAGGGGGCTTTGCCTATCGCCATCAAGGCGCGGGAAGAGGGCTTCAAGGGGCTGATTGTCCCCAAGGCCAACGTGCGGGAAGCCGCCGTGGTCAATAATCTCGATGTCTATGGCGTGGAGAATATTACCGAGGTGATACGGTTTCTCAACGGGGAGGTCGAGTTGGAGCCGACCGTGATCGATACCCGGGCCGAATTTTTCAGGGAAAACACCCGCTTCGACCTCGATTTCAGTGACGTGAAGGGGCAGGAGAGTGTCAAGCGCGCCTTCGAAGTGGCTGCCGCCGGAGGGCATAACATCATCTTGATAGGTCCGCCGGGTGCCGGCAAGTCGATGATGGCCAAACGGTTGCCGTCGATACTCCCGCCCCTCACCCTGCAAGAGGCACTCGAAACGACCAAGATACACTCGGTGGCCGGCCGCATGGAGCGAGGCAGTTCGCTGCTGTCGCAACGGCCGTTCAGGGCACCGCACCACACCATCTCATCGGTGGCGTTGGTGGGTGGAGGCACCTATCCCCAGCCGGGCGAGATTTCGTTGGCACACAACGGGGTCCTCTTTCTCGACGAGCTGCCCGAGTTCTCGCGGCAGGTGCTCGAAGTGATGCGTCAACCCCTCGAAGACCGCAAGATAACCATTGCCCGAGCCAAATACTCCATCGAGTATCCCGCCGGGGTGATGCTGGTGGCCTCGATGAATCCCTGTCCGTGCGGCTACTACAACCACCCCGACAAGGAGTGTATATGCAGCCCGGGTGCCATACAGCGCTATCTGGGGAAGATTTCGGGTCCGTTGCTCGACCGCATCGACATTCAGGTCGAGATTGTGCCCGTGCCGTTTGAGAAGATTTCCGATACCCGCCCGGCCGAACCGAGCGAGGCGATACGTCGGCGGGTCATTGCAGCCCGGGAGATTCAGGCCGCCCGCTTTGCCGACACTCCCGGCGTCTACTGCAATGCCCAGATGACCACCCGCTTGTTGAACCGCCATGCCGTGCCCGATGCCGCCGGACTGAAACGGTTGAAAGATGCCATGGAGCGATTCCACCTCTCGGCGCGTGCTTACGACCGCATCTTGAAGGTGGCCCGTACCATCGCCGACCTCGACGGGAGCGAGACGGTGCAGGTGCAGCACATCAACGAGGCGGTGAACTACCGCAACCTCGACCGCGAGAACTGGGGCGACCGGTAA
- the mutS gene encoding DNA mismatch repair protein MutS: MKQYIEMKAQHPDAILLFRVGDFYETFSDDAIVASEILGITLTRRANGAAQYVELAGFPHHALDTYLPKLVRAGKRVAICEQLEDPKLAKKLVKRGITELVTPGVSINDNILDHKENNFLGGVHFGKNNKVGVAFLDISTGEFLAAEGDYDYVDKLLGNFAPKEVLFERTKRKLFEEHFGNRFFTFELDDWVYTEDAARDRLLRHFETKNLKGFGVHNMPCAIIAAGSLLHYLDITQHTHIAHITSLARIEEERYVRLDKFTVRSLELLAPMNEGGKSLLDVIDRTVTPMGARMLRRWIIFPLKDVKPIEDRLNGVEFFFRHPEAREVIDPQLDTIGDMERLISKVAVGRISPREVVQLKVALQAIEPIKAVCEQSDEPVLQRIGEQLNCCASIRDRIEREIVPDAPNLANRGGIIRKGVNAELDDLREISSSGKDYLLHVQQRESDRTGIPSLKVGYNNVFGYYIEVRNTHKDKVPADWVRKQTLVSAERYITQELKEYEEKILGAEEKILSLETQLFNDLILALTEYIPAIQLDSTLIARLDCLLSFVKSAVENRYIRPEINDSLTIDIKEGRHPVIEKQMPPGESYISNSVELDNDRQQIMMITGPNMAGKSALLRQTALIVLMAQIGSFVPAEAASIGIVDKIFTRVGASDNISLGESTFMVEMTEAADILNNLSERSLVLFDELGRGTSTYDGISIAWAIVEHIHEHPKARAKTLFATHYHELNEMERTYKRIVNYNVSVKEIDNKVIFLRKLVRGGSEHSFGIHVAKLAGMPQSIVKRATQILKQLESENRQTGMAKPTAEIASSRGGVQLSFFQLDDPVLSQVRDEILRADINNLTPVEALNKLNEIKKIITGK, encoded by the coding sequence ATGAAACAGTACATCGAGATGAAGGCCCAGCACCCCGATGCCATACTGCTTTTCAGAGTGGGCGATTTCTATGAAACTTTTTCGGACGATGCCATCGTCGCATCTGAAATTCTGGGTATTACGCTTACCCGCCGGGCAAACGGCGCCGCACAATATGTCGAGTTGGCCGGTTTCCCGCACCATGCGCTCGACACCTATCTGCCCAAACTGGTACGGGCCGGCAAGCGGGTGGCTATCTGCGAACAGCTGGAAGACCCCAAGCTGGCCAAGAAGCTGGTGAAGCGGGGCATTACCGAGCTGGTGACTCCCGGGGTGTCGATCAATGACAATATACTGGACCATAAGGAGAACAACTTTCTGGGCGGTGTCCACTTTGGGAAAAACAACAAGGTGGGCGTGGCCTTTCTCGATATCTCGACCGGCGAGTTTCTGGCGGCCGAGGGCGACTATGACTATGTAGACAAGCTGCTGGGCAACTTCGCCCCCAAGGAGGTACTCTTCGAGCGGACCAAACGGAAGCTCTTCGAGGAGCATTTCGGCAATCGCTTTTTCACCTTCGAGCTCGACGACTGGGTCTATACCGAGGACGCTGCCCGCGACCGGCTGTTGCGCCATTTCGAGACCAAGAACCTCAAAGGATTCGGGGTGCACAACATGCCCTGTGCCATCATTGCGGCCGGGTCGCTGCTGCACTACCTCGACATCACGCAGCACACGCACATCGCCCACATCACCTCGCTGGCCCGTATCGAAGAGGAGCGGTATGTGCGGCTCGACAAGTTCACGGTGCGCAGTCTCGAACTGCTCGCCCCCATGAACGAGGGGGGCAAGAGCCTGCTCGATGTCATCGACCGCACCGTCACCCCCATGGGAGCCCGTATGCTCAGGCGGTGGATTATCTTCCCGCTGAAAGATGTGAAACCCATCGAGGACCGGCTCAACGGGGTGGAGTTCTTTTTCCGTCACCCCGAGGCCCGTGAGGTCATCGACCCGCAGCTCGACACGATAGGCGACATGGAGCGGCTCATCTCGAAGGTGGCCGTGGGCCGCATCTCGCCCCGCGAGGTGGTGCAGCTCAAAGTGGCCTTGCAGGCGATAGAGCCCATCAAGGCGGTGTGTGAGCAGAGCGACGAGCCGGTGCTGCAACGCATCGGCGAGCAACTGAACTGCTGTGCGAGCATACGCGACCGCATCGAGCGCGAGATTGTCCCCGACGCCCCCAACCTGGCCAACCGGGGCGGCATTATCCGCAAGGGGGTGAATGCCGAGCTCGACGACCTGCGTGAGATTTCCAGCTCGGGCAAGGACTACCTGCTGCATGTGCAGCAGCGCGAGAGCGACCGCACGGGTATTCCCAGCCTGAAAGTGGGTTACAACAACGTCTTCGGCTATTACATCGAGGTGCGCAATACCCACAAGGATAAGGTGCCGGCCGATTGGGTGAGAAAACAGACCCTGGTGAGTGCCGAGCGCTACATCACCCAGGAGTTGAAGGAGTATGAAGAGAAGATCCTCGGGGCCGAGGAGAAGATACTCTCCCTCGAAACGCAACTCTTCAACGACCTGATTCTGGCCCTCACTGAATATATCCCGGCCATACAGCTCGACTCCACCCTGATTGCCCGGCTCGACTGCCTGTTGTCGTTTGTCAAGTCGGCCGTCGAGAACCGTTATATCCGTCCCGAAATCAACGACTCGCTCACCATCGACATCAAGGAGGGGCGCCACCCCGTCATCGAGAAGCAGATGCCCCCGGGCGAGAGCTACATCAGCAACAGTGTGGAGCTCGACAACGACCGGCAGCAGATCATGATGATTACCGGGCCCAACATGGCCGGTAAGTCGGCCCTGCTGCGGCAGACGGCACTCATCGTGCTGATGGCGCAGATAGGCAGTTTCGTCCCCGCCGAGGCGGCCAGCATAGGCATTGTCGACAAGATATTCACCCGGGTGGGAGCCTCGGACAACATCTCGCTGGGCGAGTCGACCTTCATGGTCGAGATGACCGAGGCGGCCGATATCCTCAACAACCTGTCGGAGCGCAGCCTCGTGCTGTTTGACGAGTTGGGCCGCGGTACCAGTACCTACGACGGTATCTCCATTGCCTGGGCCATTGTCGAGCACATACACGAGCACCCCAAGGCCCGGGCCAAGACGCTGTTTGCCACCCACTATCACGAACTCAACGAGATGGAGCGCACCTACAAGCGCATCGTCAACTACAACGTGTCGGTCAAGGAGATTGACAACAAGGTGATATTCCTGCGCAAGCTGGTGCGGGGCGGCAGCGAACACAGCTTCGGTATCCATGTGGCCAAGCTCGCCGGTATGCCCCAGAGCATCGTGAAGCGGGCTACGCAAATCTTGAAACAGCTCGAATCGGAGAACCGGCAGACGGGCATGGCCAAACCTACGGCCGAGATTGCCTCGTCGCGCGGTGGCGTGCAGCTGAGCTTCTTCCAGCTCGACGACCCCGTGCTCTCGCAGGTGCGCGACGAGATTCTGCGGGCCGACATCAATAACCTCACGCCGGTCGAGGCGCTGAACAAACTGAACGAAATAAAAAAGATAATCACCGGGAAATAA
- a CDS encoding T9SS type A sorting domain-containing protein — MIYSGSKAINVEFKDQTEVSVLLSDDLTLQFTDSELLFESSVTKNQFALADISGFYYGKYTSSVETEKSAETFIVTPDALQIVGLPQGTVVRVYDLNGVMVCENRADDTYRLELARLTNGVYVVAYGQVARKIIVNRR; from the coding sequence ATGATCTACTCCGGCAGCAAAGCCATCAATGTGGAGTTTAAGGACCAGACGGAGGTGAGCGTGCTGCTCTCCGACGATTTGACTTTGCAGTTCACCGACAGCGAACTGCTTTTTGAGAGTTCCGTTACGAAGAATCAGTTTGCCCTGGCCGACATATCGGGCTTTTACTACGGCAAATACACCTCGTCGGTCGAGACGGAAAAGTCGGCCGAGACCTTCATCGTTACCCCCGACGCCTTGCAGATTGTCGGGTTGCCCCAGGGTACTGTGGTACGGGTTTACGACCTGAACGGTGTGATGGTGTGCGAGAATCGTGCCGATGACACCTATCGGTTGGAGCTGGCTCGGTTGACCAACGGTGTCTATGTGGTTGCCTACGGTCAGGTTGCCCGCAAAATCATCGTGAACCGTCGTTGA
- a CDS encoding phospholipase A has protein sequence MKRLAILLPLLLLAVATEGQIRSNVPKYNPDSVRAELDKRPYFSLFKDNYFIGGTTLGAKPTGQNSDVKFQLSISQRLTKSKLPFDTYLFITYTQKAFWNVFQKSLPMYDLNFNPGIGLTHPVIYHDRFIGQITLLLEHESNGQDSIWSRSWNKVSFMGALAVDHNIELQFKTWIPIIDSGNNRDILKYCGIFQLAGSYLSDNRRFGASVILTKRSGWNFNFNTVIELSARLFKNENQYLFLQYYNGYGEGLLDYNKFHSRLRIGFVIKPQNFSNF, from the coding sequence ATGAAACGGCTCGCCATTCTCCTCCCCCTGCTCCTCCTGGCTGTTGCCACCGAAGGCCAGATACGCAGCAATGTACCCAAGTACAACCCCGACAGCGTGCGTGCAGAACTGGACAAACGTCCCTACTTCTCGCTGTTCAAGGACAACTACTTTATCGGGGGTACGACCTTGGGGGCGAAACCAACGGGACAGAACTCCGACGTAAAATTTCAATTGAGTATCAGCCAACGGCTTACCAAGAGCAAGCTGCCCTTCGATACCTATCTCTTTATCACCTACACGCAGAAGGCCTTCTGGAATGTGTTTCAAAAATCGCTCCCCATGTACGACCTCAACTTCAACCCGGGTATCGGTCTCACCCACCCGGTCATCTACCACGACCGCTTCATCGGACAGATTACCCTCCTGCTCGAACATGAATCGAACGGACAGGACAGCATCTGGTCGCGCAGCTGGAACAAGGTGTCGTTCATGGGTGCGCTGGCCGTCGACCATAACATAGAGCTGCAATTCAAAACCTGGATTCCCATCATCGACAGCGGCAACAACCGCGACATTCTCAAATACTGCGGCATCTTCCAGCTGGCCGGCAGCTACCTGAGCGACAACCGCCGGTTCGGAGCCTCGGTCATTCTCACCAAGCGCAGCGGCTGGAATTTCAACTTCAACACGGTTATCGAACTGAGTGCCCGACTTTTCAAGAACGAGAACCAATACCTCTTCCTGCAATACTACAACGGCTACGGCGAGGGGCTGCTCGATTACAACAAGTTCCACTCCCGCCTGCGAATAGGGTTTGTCATCAAGCCTCAGAATTTCAGCAACTTCTGA
- a CDS encoding CotH kinase family protein produces the protein MKKLFLLLMLLPLLAYGEQAHPWLHIYRNDVNFHSIKAAQIDSITHKLYEDESLDSMIVNGKENRLSVPLSNIERCAVGTNVPTVYITIPDNPGLTELYNKELYLDAMISIDGNGVVDDLEPTAVSIKGRGNSTWNYAKKPYRLKFDKKIAICGLAKAKSYALIANYIDCTLMRNAVALKMGQLLNMPFTNHCQPIRVYFNGIFKGAYFITEKIGITGASVDIDEESGILFEMDTNFDEAYKFTSMYYSLPMMVKDPDLSEIAELKGVTPESLLSTWGDDFTEFERKVYMGEDLSTSLDMESLVNYMLVYNVCGNREPAWPKSVYLYKASLDDVYHFGPIWDFDWGFTYNDGVENQVATLPLLETFQYEQFGGPFLKTICSRPEFRTLYQQKFDNFKQNLLPALLEYMDEYADEIEPSAIENGVVWAPEAGRTEGSFHFRENVEKLKQWIADRIEYISNHPNFGLYN, from the coding sequence ATGAAAAAATTATTTCTCCTTCTTATGTTGCTCCCCCTGCTGGCTTACGGAGAGCAAGCACACCCCTGGTTGCACATCTATCGCAACGATGTCAATTTCCACTCGATAAAAGCTGCCCAGATCGACAGTATTACACACAAACTCTATGAAGACGAGTCGCTCGACAGCATGATTGTCAACGGCAAGGAGAACCGGTTGTCGGTGCCTCTGTCGAATATCGAGCGTTGTGCGGTAGGGACCAATGTGCCCACTGTCTATATTACCATTCCTGATAATCCCGGCTTAACCGAGTTGTACAACAAGGAACTCTATCTCGACGCCATGATCAGCATCGACGGCAATGGTGTGGTCGACGACCTGGAACCCACGGCCGTTTCGATTAAGGGTCGGGGTAACAGCACGTGGAATTATGCCAAGAAACCCTACCGGTTGAAGTTCGACAAGAAGATTGCCATCTGCGGCTTGGCCAAAGCCAAGAGCTACGCCCTGATTGCCAACTACATCGACTGCACCCTCATGAGAAACGCCGTGGCCTTGAAGATGGGGCAGCTGTTGAATATGCCCTTCACCAACCACTGCCAGCCCATTCGGGTCTATTTCAACGGCATTTTCAAGGGAGCCTACTTCATTACCGAGAAGATTGGCATCACGGGCGCGAGTGTCGACATCGACGAGGAGAGCGGCATTCTCTTCGAGATGGATACCAATTTCGACGAAGCCTACAAATTCACCTCGATGTATTACAGCCTTCCGATGATGGTCAAGGACCCCGACCTGAGCGAAATTGCCGAGTTGAAAGGGGTAACCCCCGAATCTCTGTTGAGCACCTGGGGCGACGATTTTACCGAGTTTGAACGTAAGGTCTATATGGGTGAGGACCTCTCTACCAGCCTCGACATGGAGTCGCTGGTCAACTACATGCTTGTCTATAACGTGTGTGGCAACCGCGAGCCGGCCTGGCCCAAGAGTGTCTACCTCTACAAGGCCAGTCTCGACGATGTTTATCACTTCGGTCCCATCTGGGACTTCGACTGGGGTTTTACCTATAACGACGGGGTAGAGAATCAGGTAGCTACCCTGCCACTGTTGGAGACTTTCCAATACGAGCAATTCGGAGGTCCTTTTTTAAAGACAATCTGTTCCAGACCCGAATTCAGAACGCTTTACCAGCAGAAGTTCGACAATTTTAAGCAGAATCTGCTCCCGGCGCTGCTCGAATATATGGACGAGTATGCCGACGAGATAGAGCCCTCGGCCATAGAGAACGGTGTGGTATGGGCCCCCGAAGCGGGTAGAACCGAGGGGTCGTTCCACTTCCGGGAAAATGTCGAGAAACTAAAACAATGGATTGCCGACCGCATTGAGTACATCTCGAATCACCCGAATTTCGGGCTGTACAATTGA
- the metK gene encoding methionine adenosyltransferase: protein MNYLFTSESVSEGHPDKVADQISDALLDEFLAYDPNSKVACETLVTTGQVVLAGEVKSNAYVDLMEVTRRVIHRIGYNKSSYKFDADSCGIFSAIHEQSADINRGVERADAMEQGAGDQGMMFGYACNETDNYMPLSLDLSHLLLIELAAIRREASAMTYLRKGRVTSYLRPDSKSQVTIEYNEKNEPVRVHTIVISTQHDEFVTPVDGSKEAQEAADREMLQTIYNDVKTVLLPRVIAQLPQRVQALFDDKLVLLVNPTGKFVIGGPHGDTGLTGRKIIVDTYGGKGGHGGGAFSGKDPSKVDRSAAYAARHIAKNLVAAGVSDEVLVQVSYAIGVAEPVSIYVNTYGKSHVSMSDAEIARRVSEIFDMRPRAIEERLKLRNPIYEETAAYGHMGRKPQTVVKTFTSHYNAEPVVREVELFTWEKLDYVDAVKKAFGLD from the coding sequence ATGAACTATTTGTTTACCTCGGAATCGGTGTCGGAAGGACACCCCGATAAAGTGGCCGATCAGATTTCGGACGCTTTGCTTGACGAGTTTCTGGCCTATGACCCCAACTCGAAAGTTGCTTGCGAAACCCTTGTGACGACCGGACAGGTCGTTTTGGCGGGCGAGGTTAAATCGAATGCCTATGTCGATTTGATGGAGGTGACCCGTCGGGTAATCCACCGGATTGGATATAATAAGAGTTCTTATAAATTTGATGCCGACTCGTGCGGTATCTTTTCGGCCATTCATGAACAGTCGGCCGACATAAACCGGGGCGTGGAGCGCGCCGATGCCATGGAGCAGGGTGCCGGTGACCAGGGTATGATGTTTGGCTACGCCTGCAACGAGACCGACAACTACATGCCCCTCTCGCTCGACCTGTCGCACCTGTTGCTCATCGAGCTGGCCGCCATTCGTCGCGAGGCTTCGGCCATGACCTATCTGCGCAAGGGGCGGGTGACGTCGTATCTGCGCCCCGACTCCAAGTCGCAGGTGACTATCGAGTATAACGAGAAGAACGAGCCGGTGCGCGTGCACACCATCGTTATCTCGACCCAGCACGACGAGTTTGTGACGCCGGTCGATGGCTCGAAGGAGGCACAGGAGGCAGCCGACCGCGAGATGTTGCAGACTATTTACAACGATGTGAAGACGGTACTGTTGCCCCGTGTGATAGCCCAGTTGCCCCAGCGGGTACAGGCTCTCTTCGACGACAAGCTCGTGTTGCTGGTGAACCCTACCGGCAAGTTTGTCATCGGCGGCCCTCACGGCGATACCGGTTTGACAGGCCGCAAAATCATTGTCGACACCTATGGTGGCAAGGGCGGTCACGGGGGTGGAGCCTTCTCGGGCAAGGACCCCTCGAAAGTCGACCGTTCGGCAGCCTATGCCGCTCGTCACATCGCCAAGAATCTGGTGGCCGCCGGTGTATCCGACGAGGTGCTGGTGCAGGTATCCTACGCCATCGGTGTGGCCGAGCCGGTAAGTATCTATGTGAATACCTACGGCAAGTCGCACGTGTCGATGAGCGACGCCGAGATTGCCCGCCGTGTGAGCGAGATATTCGACATGCGTCCCCGGGCCATCGAGGAGCGGTTGAAACTGCGCAACCCCATCTATGAGGAGACGGCCGCCTACGGTCACATGGGTCGCAAACCGCAAACGGTGGTCAAGACCTTCACGTCGCACTACAACGCCGAGCCGGTGGTGCGCGAGGTGGAGCTCTTCACCTGGGAGAAACTCGACTATGTCGATGCCGTGAAGAAGGCTTTCGGGCTCGACTGA
- a CDS encoding thioredoxin-like domain-containing protein → MSKIGAILCVGVLLLCGCGGNSNEFSVEGTLNNLGGRPVYAVYQIESGIVVDTLRPQNGYIAFKNSSPALIPIQFYYSDKTPLTQIYVQNGDRIELSGDGQDPFGLKVKGSSLNKELFKFNQENKGLLSVWTVERNASASGSPTPRYRELSEKLQGVIATYVGKHRDSPVSAILVNNYLLGNADEAFCDSLVGLIDERVLAGAAGEPLARYRAFEAELRNDTVLPNFSLATVADTTALLNPRRAKATLLCFWAAETTGSRQYEPFLREMTARYDTAVQVVDISLDRDSAVWKRVVTADSARWARRWAKGGYLAPGVRDMRIRQLPYLVVVDSAGRVVSRGLPPDSMRRYIDRLVKP, encoded by the coding sequence ATGAGTAAGATAGGCGCGATTCTGTGTGTAGGTGTGCTGCTCCTGTGCGGTTGCGGTGGCAATAGCAACGAGTTTTCGGTCGAGGGAACCCTCAACAACCTGGGCGGTCGTCCCGTCTATGCCGTTTACCAGATTGAAAGCGGCATTGTGGTCGATACCCTGCGTCCGCAAAACGGCTACATTGCCTTCAAGAACTCGTCGCCTGCCCTCATACCCATACAGTTCTACTATTCCGACAAGACCCCGCTGACTCAGATCTATGTCCAGAACGGCGACCGCATCGAACTGTCGGGCGACGGGCAAGACCCCTTCGGGTTGAAGGTGAAAGGCAGTTCGCTCAACAAGGAACTGTTCAAGTTCAACCAGGAGAACAAGGGGCTGCTGTCGGTGTGGACCGTCGAGCGTAATGCCTCGGCATCGGGTTCGCCTACACCCCGATACCGGGAGTTGAGCGAAAAGTTACAGGGGGTAATCGCGACTTATGTGGGTAAGCATCGCGACTCGCCCGTAAGCGCCATTCTGGTGAACAACTATCTGTTGGGCAATGCCGACGAGGCTTTCTGCGATTCGCTCGTGGGGCTGATTGACGAAAGGGTGCTGGCCGGAGCGGCCGGAGAACCGTTGGCCCGGTACCGGGCGTTTGAGGCCGAATTGCGGAATGACACCGTGCTGCCCAACTTTTCGTTGGCGACGGTAGCCGATACAACCGCATTGTTGAATCCCCGCCGGGCAAAGGCTACGCTGCTCTGTTTCTGGGCTGCCGAGACGACGGGAAGCCGCCAGTATGAACCCTTTTTGCGGGAGATGACAGCCCGATACGATACCGCCGTGCAGGTGGTCGACATATCGCTCGACCGCGACAGCGCCGTGTGGAAGCGGGTGGTGACGGCCGATTCGGCCCGATGGGCCCGTCGTTGGGCCAAGGGGGGATATTTGGCCCCGGGTGTCAGGGACATGCGCATTCGCCAACTGCCCTATCTGGTGGTGGTCGATTCGGCCGGGCGGGTGGTGTCCCGGGGACTTCCGCCCGACTCGATGCGACGATATATCGACCGGTTGGTCAAGCCCTGA
- a CDS encoding peptidase U32 family protein, which produces MKRSDFEIMAPVGSYDSLAAAIQGGADSIYFGIEGLNMRSRSSNNFTIDDLHEIVRICNEHHIKSYLTVNTVIYDEDIDLLHRIVDAAKEAGLTAIIASDVAAMNYAREIGVEVHLSTQLNISNTEALRFYARFADVVVLARELNLDQVSRIHEAIERDHIVGPGGEPVRIEMFCHGALCMAVSGKCYLSLHEMNASANRGACMQICRRSYEVKDKETGEELEVDNAYIMSPKDLKTIHFLNKLIDAGVRVFKIEGRARGPEYVRTVVSCYNEAIEACLAGSFTDEKIAGWDQRLATVFNRGFWNGYYLGQRLGEWTHNYGSAATKRKVYIGKGVKYFSNLGVAEFLLESGSLSVGDEVVITGPTTGALFRKVEEIRVDLKPVQTAVKGDRFSMPIDEKIRPSDKLYKWVDSSELKTK; this is translated from the coding sequence ATGAAGAGAAGCGATTTTGAAATTATGGCACCCGTGGGTTCGTACGACTCGCTGGCTGCCGCCATACAGGGAGGGGCCGACTCGATTTACTTCGGTATCGAGGGGCTCAACATGCGCTCCCGCTCGTCTAACAACTTTACCATCGACGACCTGCACGAGATTGTGCGCATCTGCAACGAGCACCACATCAAGAGCTATCTCACGGTCAACACCGTGATTTACGACGAGGACATAGACCTGTTGCACCGCATCGTCGATGCTGCCAAGGAGGCCGGTCTCACGGCCATCATCGCCAGCGACGTGGCGGCCATGAACTATGCCCGCGAGATTGGGGTGGAGGTGCATCTGTCCACCCAGCTGAATATCTCGAACACCGAGGCCCTGCGATTCTACGCCCGCTTTGCCGACGTCGTGGTGCTGGCCCGCGAGTTGAACCTCGACCAGGTGTCCCGCATTCACGAAGCCATCGAGCGCGACCACATCGTGGGTCCGGGTGGTGAACCGGTGCGTATCGAGATGTTCTGTCACGGCGCCCTGTGCATGGCCGTCTCGGGCAAGTGCTACCTGAGTCTGCACGAGATGAACGCTTCGGCCAACCGGGGAGCCTGCATGCAGATTTGCCGTCGCTCCTACGAAGTGAAAGACAAGGAGACCGGCGAGGAGCTCGAAGTGGACAACGCCTACATCATGTCGCCCAAGGATTTGAAGACGATTCACTTCCTCAACAAACTCATCGATGCCGGGGTGCGGGTGTTCAAAATCGAGGGCCGCGCCCGCGGGCCCGAATATGTGCGCACCGTCGTGTCGTGCTACAACGAGGCCATCGAGGCCTGTTTGGCCGGCAGCTTCACCGACGAGAAGATAGCCGGGTGGGACCAGCGACTGGCGACGGTCTTCAACCGGGGATTCTGGAATGGTTACTACCTGGGGCAGCGGTTGGGCGAGTGGACCCACAACTACGGGTCGGCAGCCACCAAGCGCAAAGTCTACATAGGCAAGGGGGTGAAATATTTCTCCAACCTGGGGGTGGCCGAGTTTCTGCTCGAAAGCGGGTCGTTGAGTGTGGGCGACGAGGTGGTCATTACCGGCCCCACGACCGGCGCCCTCTTCCGCAAGGTCGAGGAGATACGGGTCGACCTGAAACCGGTGCAGACGGCCGTGAAGGGCGACCGCTTTTCGATGCCGATTGACGAGAAGATACGTCCGTCGGACAAACTATACAAATGGGTAGACAGTTCGGAACTTAAAACGAAATAA